From Paenibacillus sp. PK3_47, the proteins below share one genomic window:
- a CDS encoding aspartyl-phosphate phosphatase Spo0E family protein — translation MKELTAIHRQIERERAKLNQMEQQYGLNHASVIRQSVKLDELINTYNRLDMSTKDRQ, via the coding sequence ATGAAGGAGCTTACGGCCATTCACCGGCAGATCGAACGTGAACGGGCCAAACTAAATCAAATGGAGCAGCAGTACGGGTTAAATCATGCAAGCGTAATCAGACAATCCGTGAAGCTGGATGAGCTGATTAATACATATAACAGGCTGGACATGAGCACCAAGGACCGCCAGTAG
- a CDS encoding sigma-70 family RNA polymerase sigma factor, with the protein MQERAWIQPLLLESEQDFADTDELFTTVFDTYYKRIFNYIAYRVSCRYMAEDLTSLVFEKTLSRLPGYSRKKAPFEVWLFAIARNVVNDYYRSLKRQKFFSLESIRELVSGKKAPEEQLLEEERSGRLKHALDTLGVKERNIVALKFGAGLKNKEIALVTGMSESNVGVTLYRSMKKLKSEIGSVDEL; encoded by the coding sequence GTGCAGGAGCGCGCATGGATACAACCTTTGTTACTGGAGAGCGAACAGGATTTTGCAGATACAGACGAACTGTTCACAACGGTATTTGATACTTACTATAAAAGGATTTTTAACTATATTGCCTACCGGGTCAGCTGCCGCTATATGGCGGAGGATTTGACGAGTCTGGTGTTTGAAAAGACATTGTCCAGGCTGCCGGGCTATTCCCGGAAAAAGGCGCCGTTTGAGGTGTGGCTGTTCGCCATCGCGAGGAATGTAGTGAATGATTATTACAGAAGCCTGAAGCGTCAGAAGTTTTTCTCGCTGGAGTCTATCCGGGAGCTGGTCTCAGGCAAAAAGGCTCCTGAAGAGCAGCTGCTGGAGGAAGAGCGGAGCGGGAGGCTGAAGCATGCACTGGACACACTTGGTGTGAAGGAGCGGAATATCGTAGCGCTTAAATTCGGAGCCGGTCTGAAAAACAAAGAGATTGCCCTGGTCACAGGGATGTCCGAGAGCAATGTGGGCGTCACCCTCTACCGCAGCATGAAAAAATTAAAATCTGAAATCGGGAGTGTGGATGAACTGTGA
- a CDS encoding MarR family transcriptional regulator, translating into MSIDDKKSQAIDRVMDTMAGVQQKSQAFMERITKKESLSNNQIMLLFQLRLTGTLKITDISERFIITPGAASSMCDKLENAGLIERVRNKEDRRVVRIKLTSEGDQRILQLFSGFEAAELESIAATLQQIHTMMDDLTE; encoded by the coding sequence ATGAGCATAGATGACAAGAAGTCCCAGGCTATTGATAGAGTGATGGACACAATGGCAGGTGTTCAGCAGAAATCCCAGGCTTTTATGGAGCGGATCACCAAAAAGGAGTCGCTGAGCAATAACCAGATTATGCTGCTGTTCCAGCTGCGGCTTACCGGAACCCTGAAGATTACAGATATCTCGGAACGGTTCATCATTACACCCGGAGCCGCGTCTTCGATGTGTGATAAGCTGGAGAACGCCGGCCTTATTGAACGGGTCCGCAACAAGGAAGACCGCAGAGTCGTCCGGATAAAGCTCACCAGTGAAGGTGATCAGCGGATTCTGCAGCTCTTCAGCGGTTTTGAAGCCGCAGAGCTGGAGTCCATCGCCGCAACGCTGCAGCAGATACATACAATGATGGACGATCTAACCGAATAA
- a CDS encoding DUF4367 domain-containing protein: MNPKEKNTIQNFAHDIDNSRYTDVTGNRKKSPEYEELLKLGQALAEHDFSRDSSRSTVLVKARNGFSRDHANRGMQLTRRLKRPAMILASLLIAGIVSAGFVKPSFAQEMLQKINLGHIIASVMDYTRNAPEFPEELRGKIFDRYGNPVESYLTPAGALFTASGEPIANITWDNQIITKKEQEALDKELEAKKFNVKSLAEMKQYALFDVKLPQYLPEGFVFDRGEFYKGEEGVNGNYLNLYFSSEKKGKRISIFLAYANEDNAYEMSTSGKMEQVKVNGTDAVMMNERSLDWEADGVLYGLSTRGLDRDEVLRIAESIR, from the coding sequence GTGAATCCTAAAGAGAAAAATACAATACAAAACTTCGCACATGATATCGACAACAGCCGCTACACAGACGTTACCGGAAACAGGAAGAAGTCTCCGGAGTACGAGGAGCTGCTGAAGCTGGGACAAGCACTGGCGGAGCATGATTTCAGCCGGGATTCCAGCCGCTCCACCGTGTTGGTTAAGGCTCGAAACGGCTTTTCGCGTGATCACGCTAACCGGGGAATGCAACTGACCCGGAGATTGAAACGACCGGCCATGATCCTGGCTTCGCTGCTGATTGCAGGCATAGTCAGTGCCGGCTTCGTTAAGCCGTCCTTTGCCCAGGAGATGCTGCAGAAGATTAATCTCGGCCATATTATCGCCAGTGTAATGGATTACACCCGTAATGCTCCGGAGTTTCCGGAGGAGCTGAGGGGGAAGATTTTTGACCGGTACGGCAACCCGGTGGAATCCTACCTGACTCCGGCCGGTGCGCTCTTCACAGCTTCAGGTGAACCGATCGCAAATATAACATGGGACAACCAAATTATTACCAAGAAGGAACAGGAGGCGCTGGACAAGGAGCTGGAAGCAAAAAAGTTCAATGTAAAGTCCCTTGCAGAGATGAAGCAGTATGCATTATTTGATGTGAAGCTTCCCCAGTACCTGCCGGAAGGCTTCGTCTTTGACCGTGGAGAGTTCTATAAGGGCGAAGAGGGTGTGAACGGAAACTATCTCAATTTGTACTTCAGCAGTGAGAAAAAGGGCAAGAGAATTAGCATATTCCTGGCTTACGCCAATGAGGACAATGCCTATGAGATGTCGACCAGCGGGAAAATGGAGCAGGTGAAGGTGAACGGCACCGATGCGGTGATGATGAATGAGCGGAGCTTGGATTGGGAAGCAGACGGCGTCCTCTACGGGCTTAGCACCCGCGGATTGGACCGTGACGAGGTTCTACGGATTGCTGAGTCAATCCGCTGA